A stretch of the Haloplanus aerogenes genome encodes the following:
- a CDS encoding arsenite methyltransferase, with protein MSNETDTVAGDRDPEETRKMVRERYGTIASDGLDCCGDVGIDVTDDGGCCDGNTDVTGSERLGYDADDVASVADGADLGLGCGNPKAFAEMAPGETVLDLGSGAGFDCFLAAQEVGPDGDVIGVDMTPEMVSRARENVAKNGADNVEFRLGEISHLPVADATVDVVISNCVVNLAPEKQRVFDDAYRVLTPGGRVAISDVVQTAPFPDDVKMDPDSLTGCVAGASTVDALESMLDSAGFEAIEIAPKDESTEFISDWDADRDLGDYLVSATIEARKPAHDT; from the coding sequence ATGAGTAACGAGACTGACACGGTGGCCGGTGACCGCGACCCCGAGGAGACCCGCAAGATGGTGCGCGAACGCTACGGGACTATCGCTTCGGACGGTCTGGACTGCTGTGGCGATGTCGGCATCGATGTCACCGACGACGGTGGATGCTGTGACGGCAACACGGACGTGACCGGAAGCGAACGCCTCGGCTACGACGCGGACGATGTCGCGTCGGTCGCCGATGGTGCAGACCTCGGCCTCGGGTGTGGAAACCCGAAGGCGTTCGCCGAGATGGCGCCCGGCGAGACAGTGCTCGACCTTGGCTCCGGTGCGGGCTTCGACTGCTTCCTCGCTGCACAGGAGGTCGGCCCGGACGGCGACGTCATCGGTGTCGACATGACACCAGAGATGGTCTCGAGAGCGAGGGAGAACGTGGCGAAGAACGGCGCCGACAACGTCGAGTTCCGCCTCGGCGAGATCAGTCACCTTCCCGTTGCCGACGCAACCGTCGACGTCGTCATCTCGAACTGCGTCGTCAACCTCGCCCCGGAAAAACAACGCGTGTTCGACGACGCCTACCGTGTCCTCACGCCCGGCGGCCGCGTCGCCATCTCGGACGTCGTCCAAACCGCGCCGTTCCCCGACGACGTCAAGATGGACCCGGACTCGTTAACTGGCTGTGTCGCCGGTGCGTCAACCGTCGACGCCCTTGAATCGATGCTCGACAGTGCCGGCTTCGAAGCAATCGAGATAGCGCCCAAGGACGAGAGCACCGAGTTCATCAGCGACTGGGACGCTGACCGCGACCTCGGTGACTACCTCGTCTCCGCCACTATCGAGGCCCGGAAACCAGCGCACGACACCTGA
- a CDS encoding ArsR/SmtB family transcription factor codes for MNEDAIADGPAEGAGTCCAPSGDVNSDAMAADLQVLTAMGNDTRYELLRRIANADDGVCVCDLEAAVGVSQSAVSQALSRLYTAGLVTRRKEGSWRYYEPTETAAALLETLDDLRGTHE; via the coding sequence ATGAACGAGGACGCGATCGCCGACGGACCTGCGGAAGGCGCTGGGACCTGCTGTGCACCGTCCGGTGACGTCAACTCGGACGCGATGGCGGCGGACCTCCAAGTGCTGACCGCGATGGGGAACGACACGCGATACGAACTGCTACGCCGAATCGCGAACGCCGACGACGGCGTCTGCGTCTGCGATCTCGAAGCCGCAGTCGGCGTCAGTCAGAGTGCCGTCAGCCAAGCGCTCTCCCGCTTGTACACCGCAGGGCTGGTCACGCGCCGCAAGGAAGGGTCCTGGCGGTACTACGAACCGACTGAAACGGCCGCGGCCCTCCTCGAAACACTCGACGACCTGCGAGGTACCCATGAGTAA